Proteins encoded together in one Vibrio lentus window:
- a CDS encoding phosphotransferase: protein MSQPISSNNLAQSQVSTSQNQPELYQKIATSLGCHQGFDVQVIQRLWGGYGELVRLVFDKDNSASLNNTSVNSVIVKHVALPDKAEHPKGWNTKLSHQRKVHSYQVETAWYQSFTQQWDERCPVPVGLECELQENEWLIVMQDLAGIGFPLTSQFDVLAVSDELATKDTQPELACGYTLEEQKQRDACLKWLANFHAKHIHIDQEQSASLWKIGTYWHLNTRPDEFNALVDLPLKNQAQHIDRLLRECPYPTLVHGDAKLANFCFDSESQNAAAVDFQYVGHGCAMKDVALFMSSAVRPQDCAELESHMLETYFRYLEEALAYYQSQLSFDEIEAAWRPMFYVAWADFQRFVKGWSPEHWKINPYTEQLTQTVIEQLENPEYIASYLQTK from the coding sequence ATGTCCCAACCAATATCGTCAAATAATCTTGCTCAATCACAAGTGAGTACAAGTCAAAACCAACCTGAGCTTTATCAAAAAATAGCGACGTCACTAGGTTGCCATCAAGGATTTGATGTTCAAGTTATTCAACGCCTATGGGGCGGATATGGCGAGTTAGTTCGCTTGGTCTTTGATAAAGATAATAGCGCCTCGCTGAACAATACCTCAGTAAATAGTGTGATCGTTAAGCATGTCGCATTGCCAGATAAAGCCGAACACCCCAAAGGCTGGAACACCAAATTATCTCATCAGCGAAAGGTGCACTCTTATCAGGTGGAAACGGCTTGGTATCAGTCGTTCACTCAACAATGGGATGAGCGTTGCCCTGTGCCTGTTGGGCTGGAATGTGAGTTACAAGAGAACGAGTGGCTGATTGTGATGCAAGACTTAGCCGGAATCGGCTTTCCGTTAACCTCTCAGTTTGATGTGCTTGCTGTTTCTGACGAACTGGCAACCAAAGATACTCAACCTGAACTGGCGTGTGGTTACACTCTAGAAGAGCAAAAGCAACGTGATGCCTGCCTAAAGTGGCTTGCTAATTTTCATGCAAAGCATATCCATATTGACCAAGAGCAGTCTGCATCATTATGGAAAATAGGTACTTATTGGCATTTAAACACGCGTCCTGATGAGTTCAATGCCTTGGTTGATTTACCATTGAAGAATCAAGCGCAACACATCGACCGTTTACTCAGAGAGTGTCCGTATCCAACTTTGGTGCATGGTGACGCCAAGCTCGCTAATTTCTGTTTTGATTCAGAAAGCCAAAACGCTGCTGCGGTCGATTTTCAATATGTGGGTCATGGTTGTGCGATGAAAGACGTGGCTCTGTTTATGAGCAGTGCTGTGAGGCCGCAAGATTGCGCTGAACTTGAGTCACATATGTTAGAGACATACTTCCGATACTTGGAAGAGGCATTGGCATATTATCAGTCACAGCTTTCGTTTGATGAAATCGAAGCTGCGTGGCGACCTATGTTTTACGTGGCGTGGGCTGATTTTCAACGTTTCGTAAAAGGTTGGAGCCCAGAGCACTGGAAGATAAACCCCTATACTGAGCAATTGACTCAAACGGTTATTGAGCAGCTAGAAAACCCAGAATACATTGCCTCATATCTGCAAACCAAATAA